The window ACCGGCTGGCGCTGACCACCGGATCGGATCCCGTGCCGGCCCGTAAGTACGAACGCGGCTACCGGCACGAACCGGACAAGTTCGCCCGCGCCGGTCTCACTCCGGTCCTCTCGGAGACGGTCCGGCCGCCGCGTGTCGCGGAATGCCCGGTGACGATGGAGGCCGTCGTCGAGGCCGTCCACCCGCTCGCGGAGGACGACCCGGAACAACGCGGTGGCGTGCTCGTGTTCGAGGTCCGCGTGCAGCGCGTCCACGTCCACGACGACGTGCGGATGCCGGGTACCGAAGACCGGATCGACCCCGACCGGTGGCGGCCACTGATCATGAGCTTCCAGAAGCTCTACGGCCTCGGCCCGCAGGTCCATCCGTCGACACTGGCGCGGATCCCGGAGCGGCTCTACCGGGGGCCCGACATCGAACGGTCGCGGGATCAGTCGTCACGGGCGAACGAGAACCGGTTCACCAGCGGCAGCCAGCGCTGAGAGGACGCCGCCAGCAGTGGCCACCCCTCGCCGGACAGGCCGCGTTCGAGCTTCGGCCGCAGTTCGTGGTCGTTCAGCGACGACACGATTTCGAGGGCGCTGTCGTCGGGGCCCGTTCCGTCGAGGTTCGCGAACCAAGCGACGGCCTCCGGGTGGCCGACGTGGATCGCGAGCAGGACGAGAACCGCGCGGAACGGCGCCTCGCGGTCACCGTCGGCGAGGAATCCGGCCAGTTCCTCACCGGCGAAACGCGCTCGGAGCAGGCGATACAGGTTCAGCAGTCGCTTCGCGGCCCGCGGGGACCGGATGAGCGGGGCCAGCGTCGGCAGGAAGTCCAGTTCCGCCTGTGAGATCACCAGTCGAGGAGGTCGGACGTCTATTGTGGACTGTTCGGACGACGGTTTCGGTACTTCCGTCCGAGGAGACGAAGCGACCGCGGCGAGGGGAGGACGGTCTCCGGTGGCCCGATCCGGGCCGGCGGGCGCCGTCGCCGGAGTGGTATCGGGGGCCTCGGTGTCGGCGAGCCCGCGCACGAGCCCCACGAACCCTGGATCGTCCATGGGGGACAACGTGAACGGCACCTGGAAGATCTTCTCGAGGTAGCTCTCGGCGAAGGATTCGGGCTCATCGCCGAGCATCTCCTCGTAGTGTTGCTCGACGGCCTTCTTGAGCCAGCGGGAGTCGACACCCACCACGACGACGAACACCGGCAGCGCCAGGAGGAGATGGATGGCCTCGAGGACCTGGACGACGACCCTTGGCGGACAGCGGTCGAGGTCGTCGATGTACAGCACGGTCCGTTCGATCTTCCCCGAACCGTGCGGTACCTCGGCGAGCATGGTCGCGAACGTTTCGAGATCCTTGCGCAGCAAGGAGACCACGCCCAGATGCTCGACGTAGTCGGCGACCCGGGACTCGGCGAACGACACGAGGTCCAGCCCGGGCGCGAGTTCGGCGACCGCCTTTTCGAGCCGGTCGGATTCGGCGTCCAGCTCGGCAAGGCGCCGCTCGGTTTCTTCGTCCTCTTCGGACAGATCTCGTGGACGAGGAGGGTGAACGGTGTGGTCTCGAGCGCGGACCTGAGCGGGGCGTCGATGTCCCTGGGCAGATAGGGCCCTGGCTTCTCGCCCGGCGCCTTGTTCATCAGCAGAATCGACGGATCGACGTCGCGCACCAGCACCATCCGTGCTCCCCTCCCAAGGCCGAACGGAAGGGCAGGCGCTCAGCTGTGGGTGAAACTCCGCATCCGTTCGGTCACCGGTCGCTACGTTGTTCTCATGACGGGGGAGCGGCTCGACGGCAGGTACGCGAAGCTCTGGGCGGCGAGTACGACGTCCGCGCTGGGCAGTGGTCTCGCGACGGTGGCGGCGCCGTTGCTGATCGCTTCCCGCACCGACGAACCGCTCGTGGTCTCGGGCGGGTTCGCCGTGGCGTGGCTGCCTTGGCTGCTCTTCTCACTGCCGGGCGGAGTGCTCGTCGACCGGGTGGACCGGCGCAAGCTGATGATCACCCTCGATTGGATCCGCGTACCCGTCGTCGCGCTGCTGGCCGTCGCGATCTCGATGGGGAACGTCAGCATCGCCTTGCTCTACGCCGTCCTCTTCGTGATCAACGCGAGCGAAGTCGTGTTCCGGACGGCGAGTGGGGCGATGCTGCCTTCGATCGTCCCGAAAGCGTTGCTGGAGCGGGCGAACGGGCGGCTGTACGCCGGGACGACGCTGACCCACGGCATGCTCTCGGGCCCGCTGAGCGGATTCCTGTTCGGCGTCGCGGCGAGCATCCCGTTCTACGTCAACGCCGGCACCTACGCGGTCAGCGCCCTGCTGCTCGGGTTGATCGCGGGCGCCTACCGATCGCGGCCCGGCGACGGCACCGGCGAGCCGGTCGTGCGCCGGTCGATGCGGTCGGAGGTGGCCGAGGGGTTCCGCTGGCTCGCCGGTCAGCGTCTGCTGCGGACCATGATCGGGTTGATCGGGATGCTGAACCTGACGCTCGTCGCGGCCACCTCGGTACTGGTGCTGCTCGCGAAGGAACGGCTCCAGCTGGGTTCGGTCGGCTACGGCCTGCTTTTCACCTGCATGGCGGTGGGCGGGCTGCTCGGCTCGGTCATGGGCGACCGGCTGATCGCCTGGTGCACGCCGACCTGGACGTTGCGGATCGGGCTGCTGATCGAGGCCGCGACCCACCTGGTGCTCGCGACGAGCACGAGCGCGGCGGTGGTCGGGGTGATCCTGTTCCTCTTCGGAGTGCACGGGGCCCTGTGGGGAATCGTCGGCAGTTCCCTGCGTCAGCGGCTCACCCCGCCCGACATGCTGGGCCGGGTCGGCAGCACCAGCCTGTTCATCATCGCGGGCGGCAACTGCGTCGGTGCGGTTCTCGGCGGGGCGGTGGCGTCGAAGTTCGGGCTGACGACGCCGTACTGGGCCGGTTTCGTGGTCGCGGTGGTCGTTTCAGCGCTCACCTGGCGGGTGTTCGACCGCGCGGTCGTCTCCGCGGCCTACGCGCAAGAGCCCGCTGTCAGCCGTTGATCCTCGTGAGCGCGAAGAACTCCTGGCGCGAACGAGCGTCTTCGCGCAGTGTGCCGAGCAGGGTCGAGGTGACGGTGCTCGACCCGACGGCCTGGACCCCGCGCAACGTCATGCACGAGTGCTCGGCTTCGATCACCACGCCGACGCCACGCGGTTCGAGCTGTTCTTCGAGCCAGTCGGCGACCTGCTTCGTGAGCCGTTCCTGAACCTGTGGACGGCAGGCGAAGTGCTCGACGATCCTGGCCAGCTTGGACAGGCCGAGGATCCGCTCGCCCGGCAGATATCCGACGTGCGCGACCCCGACGAACGGCAGCAGGTGGTGTTCGCAGACCGACCGGACCGGGATCCCCCTGGCGAGGACGAGTTCGTCGTAGCCCTCGTCGTTGGGGAAGGTCGTGAGGTCGAACGGCCGAGGGGTGAAGAGCTCGGCGTACGCGCGCGCCATCCGGCCCGGCGTGCCGCGGAGGCTCTCGGAGTCCAGCGAAATGCCCAGTGCGGTGAGGAGATCGGCGGCCGCGGCCTCGGCCGCCACCAGGTCCGGCCCCGGCCCGGATTCGTGCACGACGCGCAAGGCGGGAGTGGACATTGGGCCTCCTAGGCTGAACGCGATCCCCAGTGTATTAAACCAAGACTTTTGGGTGTTTTGGCACCCAGTGGCTCATCTTACATGGTAGATCGGCAGTCCAGAATGTTCCGCCGGTTGAGATAGGCGATATCGTGGTGAACGTGACAGTGCCCGACCTGCCCGACCCGGACGGCCTCGACGTCCCCGCCATCGCCGCGGTGGCGGCGCTCGACGACGACCTTCGTCGCGGCATGTACGCCTACGCCCGGCGTGCGAGGCGTCCTGTCACGCGGGACGAGGCGGCCGCGGCGGTCGGGATCTCCCGCAAGCTCGCCGCCTTCCATCTCGACAAGCTCGTCGCGGCCGGGCTGCTCAGATTCGGTTTCGCGGCCGGTCCGGTGGTGAAGGTGGGGCGCAGGCCGAAGGTCTACGAACCCGTCGACGAGGCCATCCAGGTGCAGCTTCCCGCCCGGCGCCACGAAATCCTGGCGGGCATTCTCGCCGAGGCCGTGCTGGCCGAGGGTAGCGGTGAGACCGCGCGAGAGGCCGTGCTGCGGGTCGCGACGGAGCGCGGTTTGGCGGTGGGCGAAGAGGAACGAGCGCGAACACGTCCCGGCAGGCTCGGCACGGAACGAGCGCTCACGGTGGCCGAAGGGGTACTTCGCCGCTACGGTTTCGAGCCCAGCCGGGACAGCAGGACCTGCGTCCGGCTGCGGAACTGCCCGTTCCATCCGCTGGCCGCGGAAGCCCCGGAGCTGGTCTGCGGGATCAATCAGGCCTTCCTCGCCGGTTTCCTGAACGGCGTGCGCGCCGGGAACGTGGAGGCGGCCCTCGTTCCCGGCGCGGCCGAGTGCTGTGTGGAGTTACGGCAGGCCGAGTAGGTCGCTCAGGCGGCGCCGGCGATCTGCCGGGTGGCGACGTTGAGCCGGTTCCAGGTGTTGATGGCGGCGATGGACAGGACCAGGCTCGAGAGCTGCTTTTCGTCGTAGTGGCGAGCCGCTTCGTTCCAGACCTCGTCGTCGACCGGGTCGGCCCGGTCCGCGATGCGGGTGATGGCCTCGGCGAGCGCGAGCGCCGCCCGTTCGGCGTCGGTGAAGTAGGCCGTGTCCCGCCACGCCGCCACGGTGAAGATCCGCTCGTCGGATTCGCCCGCCTTGCGCAGTTCCTTGGTGTGCATCTCCAAACAGCCGCTGCACCCGTTGATCTGGCTCGCGCGGACGTGCATGAGGTAGTGCGTGGTGTTCGGGACACCGGTGTCGCCGGTCGACTCAGCCAGCGCGATCAAGGCCTTCAGGGTAGCCGGGTTCGCGAGGGCGGGGTTCGGGATGCGGGTTTCCATACTGTTCTCCTTCAGGGTTTCCGTCTTGCTTCCACCGCACTGACGGACCCCGGAGCGGAGATGTGACGACCGTGCCCTGGCGCTTCGCTGCACGCTGCTACTGAAGCAACCCGATCGGAACCGCCATGCCCACGAACAGCACGAGCTGGTAAGCGCTGTTGATCACGGTCAGCCGAGCGGGCTTCTGCTCGAAGCCGTTGTGCTGCGCCAGGGTGGACAGCGAAAAACCCAGCCACGCCACGAATCCGACCGCCGGAGCGACCCAGAAGGAGTTCGTGGCGAAGAAGCCGGATGCGATGGAGCTGGCGGCCGCGAGTGCCAGAGCGGTGACGACGATCGACGCCACGAGGACGACGAACGGCTGCTTGCCGCCTCTCGCGGAGTCCTCCTTGGTCACGCCGGTCAGCTTCCGCCAGGTGCCGCCGACGAGGCCCCAGTCGCTGTACCAGATCCACGCGATCGCCATCCCGGCCACGATCGCGACCACGACGGGCGGCCAGGTGATGCTCAGCTCCACGGAAGCCCTCCTTTGCCCTGATCAGTGCAGTGGATATAATCAACCGCGATGGATAAAGTCAACCGACACTCGAAGAGTCCTCGAACCTACGGGCAGTTCTGCGCACTCGCGCGCTCCCTGGACGTCGTGGGTGACCGCTGGACCCTCCTCATCGTGCGCGAACTCCTCGCCGGCCCGATGCGGTTCACGGAGCTGAAGACCTCACTCAGGGGTATCGCGACGAATCTCCTGTCCGAGCGGCTGAAGACCATGGAGGCGAACGGGATCGTCGAACGTCGCCTCCAAGCCGCTGCCGTCGCCTACGCCCTCACGCCGTGGGGGGCGGGGCTTCGAGAGGCGATGGAGGCGCTCGGCCGGTGGGGCGCGCCGCTGCTGGCGACCGGCCAGGGCGACGATGCCTTTCAGCCGCGCTGGCTGACCCTGGCCCTGCCTGCGCTTCTCCGCGGCGCGACCAGTTCTCCGCCCGTCGAGCTCGGCATCGAGACGGACGGCTTCCTCATGGTCCTTCGGATCGACGACGACGGTCCGAGCGCATTCGTGCCCGATCGGGTACCGGCGTCGGTATTCACTGCCGCTCCCGACGTGATCGTCGCTCTGGTGGCTGGAACGATCGGCATCGAGCAGGCCGTCGCCGCCGGCGAATTCCGGGGCGACTTCACGGTCCTCCGAACCGCGTTCGTCACCGGTCGTGGGAAGGTGAGCCCGCCGACCGACGGCGACTGACCTCACGGGGAAGAGCCGAGTTCACCGGCTCAGGCGGACACCGTCGCTCGGTCGCGGAGCGAGACCTGCAGTTTGAAGCCCTCCGGCTTGAGGGTCAGCAGCTCCTGCACCTTCAGCCGATAGGACGGGTCGCCGCGCAGCTCGTACCGGCTCAGCACCATGCCGAGCACCAGGGTCGCCTCGTGCAGGGCGAACTGCCGCCCGATACAGGCCCGCTCGCCGGTGCCGAAGGGTTTGTAGACGTGCGCCGGGCGGGCACGGTTGCGTTCGGGGGAGAAGCGGTCCGGGTCGAACGACTCGGGATCGTCTCCCCACACGGGGTCACGGTGCAGTGCCGGAATGAGGACGAGCGCCCACTGCCCCTTCCGCATCGGGTACTCGCCGCCGACGACCGTGTCCACCTGCGCCTGGCGCGCGAACGCGGGCGCCGTCGGCCAGAGCCGGAGCGCTTCGTCGAGCACTCGCCGGACGTAGCGGAGCTTCGCGACTTCCTCGTAGGACGGGTCCGGGTTGTCACCCCAGACTTTGTCCACTTCGGACTGGGCGCGGGCCAGGACGTCCGGATTCCCGGCGAGGTAGTACAGCGCGAACGACAGCGCGCCCGACGTGGTTTCGTGCCCGGCGACGAGGAAGGTGATGATCTGATGCCGGATGTTGTCCTCGTCCAGCGCCTCGCCGGTGCTCGGCTGCGTGGTGTTCAGCATGAGGCCGAGGAGGTCTTCGGTGCTCGAATCGTTCCGGCGCGCCTCGATGACGTCGGCGACGACCGAGTGGAGGAATGCCAGGTTGGCTTCGTTGCGCCCGTTCGCCTTGCGGCTGAGGAGCGGGCCGATGACCGGCGGCTGGATCGCCCTTCGCTGGGCGTGCCGCAGCGTGCGGACCATCGCGGCGACGAACGGATGCGGCTCGGCGCGTGCGAACGAAGAGAAGCTGTAACCGAATCCCGTCCGGCCGATGGTCTCCAGGGTCAGCTTGGTCATGTCGTCCGCGACGTCGACCTCGCCGCCCCTGTCCCACGTGTCCAGCAGTTCGCGGGTGATCGCCAGCATCGTCGGGTGGTAGCGCTGCATGGCGTTGCGGCTGAACGCGGGCGCGAGGATCTCGTGTGCGCGCCGCCAGTTCGGCTCTTCGTTGTGTGCGGTGAACAGCCCGTCACCCCCGAGCGGGCGCAGGTTCGAGATCGCGGGCGTGATGTGCTTCGCGAAGCGCTTCTCGTCGGAGAGGTCGGCGACCATGTCGGCGCCGTTGACGAAGACGATGCTCCGGCCGAACACCTTGCGCTCGAAGACCGGGCCCAGCTCGGCGGCGTGCCGCATCGAGTCCTGGACCGGCGTTTTCGGCGACACGCCGAGCACGTCGCCGATGAGCGGAATCCGTCGCGGGGGATGGGGGAGAGCGGTGGCCATCGAGCCCCTCCTGATGAGCGCACTGTGCACTGTTGAACCGGCATCCAATAGCGAGCGTGGCCTGTTACTGAACTCGTGTCAAGTAAGTACGATGCGCGGATGGCGCCGAGTACTTCCGGGAAGCCCCGCAGCAGGCTGAGCACCGCCGAGCGGCGGGAACAGCTGCTGCGGATCGGCGCCCGCCTGTTCGCGGAGCGGCCGTACGACGACGTGTGGATCGAGCAGGTCGCGGATATCGCCGAGGTGTCCCGAGGGCTGCTGTACCACTACTTCCCGACGAAACGGGACTTCGTCACCGAGGTCATCAGGGCGGAGGGTGAACGGCTGCTCGAGATGA of the Amycolatopsis lurida genome contains:
- a CDS encoding flavin reductase family protein — its product is MTVSTTAAEAAHTRIEPGILYFGTPVVLLSTVDQAGAPNLAPMSSAFWLGWRGMLGLGAKAKTAQNLMRNGECVLNLPSDALAAAVDRLALTTGSDPVPARKYERGYRHEPDKFARAGLTPVLSETVRPPRVAECPVTMEAVVEAVHPLAEDDPEQRGGVLVFEVRVQRVHVHDDVRMPGTEDRIDPDRWRPLIMSFQKLYGLGPQVHPSTLARIPERLYRGPDIERSRDQSSRANENRFTSGSQR
- a CDS encoding P-loop NTPase fold protein, with the protein product MVSLLRKDLETFATMLAEVPHGSGKIERTVLYIDDLDRCPPRVVVQVLEAIHLLLALPVFVVVVGVDSRWLKKAVEQHYEEMLGDEPESFAESYLEKIFQVPFTLSPMDDPGFVGLVRGLADTEAPDTTPATAPAGPDRATGDRPPLAAVASSPRTEVPKPSSEQSTIDVRPPRLVISQAELDFLPTLAPLIRSPRAAKRLLNLYRLLRARFAGEELAGFLADGDREAPFRAVLVLLAIHVGHPEAVAWFANLDGTGPDDSALEIVSSLNDHELRPKLERGLSGEGWPLLAASSQRWLPLVNRFSFARDD
- a CDS encoding MFS transporter; the protein is MTGERLDGRYAKLWAASTTSALGSGLATVAAPLLIASRTDEPLVVSGGFAVAWLPWLLFSLPGGVLVDRVDRRKLMITLDWIRVPVVALLAVAISMGNVSIALLYAVLFVINASEVVFRTASGAMLPSIVPKALLERANGRLYAGTTLTHGMLSGPLSGFLFGVAASIPFYVNAGTYAVSALLLGLIAGAYRSRPGDGTGEPVVRRSMRSEVAEGFRWLAGQRLLRTMIGLIGMLNLTLVAATSVLVLLAKERLQLGSVGYGLLFTCMAVGGLLGSVMGDRLIAWCTPTWTLRIGLLIEAATHLVLATSTSAAVVGVILFLFGVHGALWGIVGSSLRQRLTPPDMLGRVGSTSLFIIAGGNCVGAVLGGAVASKFGLTTPYWAGFVVAVVVSALTWRVFDRAVVSAAYAQEPAVSR
- the folE gene encoding GTP cyclohydrolase I FolE is translated as MSTPALRVVHESGPGPDLVAAEAAAADLLTALGISLDSESLRGTPGRMARAYAELFTPRPFDLTTFPNDEGYDELVLARGIPVRSVCEHHLLPFVGVAHVGYLPGERILGLSKLARIVEHFACRPQVQERLTKQVADWLEEQLEPRGVGVVIEAEHSCMTLRGVQAVGSSTVTSTLLGTLREDARSRQEFFALTRING
- a CDS encoding helix-turn-helix transcriptional regulator → MNVTVPDLPDPDGLDVPAIAAVAALDDDLRRGMYAYARRARRPVTRDEAAAAVGISRKLAAFHLDKLVAAGLLRFGFAAGPVVKVGRRPKVYEPVDEAIQVQLPARRHEILAGILAEAVLAEGSGETAREAVLRVATERGLAVGEEERARTRPGRLGTERALTVAEGVLRRYGFEPSRDSRTCVRLRNCPFHPLAAEAPELVCGINQAFLAGFLNGVRAGNVEAALVPGAAECCVELRQAE
- a CDS encoding carboxymuconolactone decarboxylase family protein encodes the protein METRIPNPALANPATLKALIALAESTGDTGVPNTTHYLMHVRASQINGCSGCLEMHTKELRKAGESDERIFTVAAWRDTAYFTDAERAALALAEAITRIADRADPVDDEVWNEAARHYDEKQLSSLVLSIAAINTWNRLNVATRQIAGAA
- a CDS encoding DUF1761 domain-containing protein → MELSITWPPVVVAIVAGMAIAWIWYSDWGLVGGTWRKLTGVTKEDSARGGKQPFVVLVASIVVTALALAAASSIASGFFATNSFWVAPAVGFVAWLGFSLSTLAQHNGFEQKPARLTVINSAYQLVLFVGMAVPIGLLQ
- a CDS encoding winged helix-turn-helix transcriptional regulator; this translates as MDKVNRHSKSPRTYGQFCALARSLDVVGDRWTLLIVRELLAGPMRFTELKTSLRGIATNLLSERLKTMEANGIVERRLQAAAVAYALTPWGAGLREAMEALGRWGAPLLATGQGDDAFQPRWLTLALPALLRGATSSPPVELGIETDGFLMVLRIDDDGPSAFVPDRVPASVFTAAPDVIVALVAGTIGIEQAVAAGEFRGDFTVLRTAFVTGRGKVSPPTDGD
- a CDS encoding cytochrome P450, giving the protein MATALPHPPRRIPLIGDVLGVSPKTPVQDSMRHAAELGPVFERKVFGRSIVFVNGADMVADLSDEKRFAKHITPAISNLRPLGGDGLFTAHNEEPNWRRAHEILAPAFSRNAMQRYHPTMLAITRELLDTWDRGGEVDVADDMTKLTLETIGRTGFGYSFSSFARAEPHPFVAAMVRTLRHAQRRAIQPPVIGPLLSRKANGRNEANLAFLHSVVADVIEARRNDSSTEDLLGLMLNTTQPSTGEALDEDNIRHQIITFLVAGHETTSGALSFALYYLAGNPDVLARAQSEVDKVWGDNPDPSYEEVAKLRYVRRVLDEALRLWPTAPAFARQAQVDTVVGGEYPMRKGQWALVLIPALHRDPVWGDDPESFDPDRFSPERNRARPAHVYKPFGTGERACIGRQFALHEATLVLGMVLSRYELRGDPSYRLKVQELLTLKPEGFKLQVSLRDRATVSA